A section of the Candidatus Marinimicrobia bacterium CG08_land_8_20_14_0_20_45_22 genome encodes:
- a CDS encoding AAA family ATPase, protein MALPLNISELINGQTVESERIEFKEGWNPEAILHTLCAFANDMNNWGGGYIIIGIKSENGKNVLPPAGLNTEQLNSYQKKLIELCHKITPNYFPVSSPEKYQGKHILVLWAPGGETRPYKTPKTLAKKSEQFYYVRRFSSTVKANTSEEHQLFNLAAKVPFDDRINHNASIDDYNPHLIKSFLKQADSDLHSTMDSMSLKDLCARMQIARGPKEYLKPVNAGLLLFTDNPEKYFRDTRIEVVEYQDDIGDKFTEKIFTGPIHIQLQNALQYIKNIVIKEEIRKIPDQAKAMRFFNYPYLAIEESLANAVYHKSYEERNPIVVNVRYDKIEILSVPGPVSPIDNKMLKKQVVTAGNYRNRRIGDFLKEIDLTEGRSTGFPKIRRAMKFNGSPPPGFETNKTRDYFLTILPIHSKFKTKLRLVSNTSEQVGEQVSEQVIKILEYCKIPKKKQEILKYIGLSAVFMNYKRHILPLIEKGLLELTIPDKPQSSKQKYKTTEKGLTVLKR, encoded by the coding sequence ATGGCATTACCTTTGAATATTAGCGAATTGATTAACGGGCAAACAGTTGAATCTGAAAGGATTGAGTTCAAAGAAGGATGGAATCCCGAGGCAATTCTTCACACGCTCTGTGCTTTTGCAAACGATATGAATAACTGGGGCGGTGGTTACATAATTATAGGAATAAAATCCGAAAACGGCAAGAATGTTTTACCGCCTGCCGGACTGAATACCGAACAACTTAATTCTTACCAGAAAAAACTTATTGAACTTTGTCATAAAATAACCCCGAATTATTTTCCCGTTTCATCTCCAGAAAAATATCAAGGTAAACATATTCTTGTTCTTTGGGCACCCGGCGGCGAAACGCGGCCTTATAAAACTCCGAAAACTCTTGCCAAAAAATCCGAGCAGTTCTATTATGTCAGAAGATTTTCTTCAACGGTAAAAGCAAATACTTCCGAAGAACATCAGTTGTTTAATTTAGCGGCAAAAGTACCGTTTGACGACAGAATCAACCATAACGCTTCAATAGATGACTATAATCCTCATCTGATTAAATCATTTCTCAAACAAGCGGACAGCGATTTGCATTCAACGATGGATTCAATGTCGCTAAAAGATTTATGCGCCCGAATGCAGATTGCCCGCGGCCCCAAAGAATATTTAAAGCCGGTTAATGCAGGACTGCTTTTATTTACTGACAATCCTGAAAAATATTTTCGGGATACGAGGATAGAAGTTGTTGAATATCAGGATGATATAGGCGATAAATTTACCGAGAAAATCTTTACCGGGCCCATACACATACAATTACAAAATGCTCTTCAATACATTAAAAACATTGTTATCAAAGAAGAGATAAGAAAAATTCCCGACCAGGCAAAAGCCATGAGATTTTTCAATTATCCTTATCTCGCGATAGAAGAATCGCTCGCCAACGCGGTTTATCACAAGAGTTATGAAGAAAGAAACCCTATCGTAGTCAATGTGCGCTACGATAAAATAGAAATACTTTCGGTTCCCGGCCCCGTTTCGCCTATTGATAACAAAATGCTAAAGAAACAGGTCGTTACTGCCGGTAATTATCGCAACAGAAGGATAGGGGATTTTCTAAAGGAAATTGATTTGACCGAAGGCAGAAGCACCGGTTTCCCTAAAATAAGACGCGCAATGAAATTCAACGGTTCGCCGCCGCCGGGTTTTGAGACGAACAAAACCCGCGATTACTTTCTGACAATTCTACCGATTCATTCAAAATTTAAAACTAAACTACGACTTGTATCAAACACTAGTGAGCAAGTCGGTGAGCAAGTCAGTGAGCAAGTCATAAAGATACTTGAATACTGTAAAATTCCAAAAAAGAAACAAGAAATATTAAAATACATTGGTTTAAGTGCGGTGTTTATGAATTATAAGAGACATATATTACCTTTGATAGAAAAGGGATTGCTTGAATTAACAATACCCGATAAACCGCAGAGCAGTAAGCAGAAATATAAAACGACGGAAAAAGGTTTGACAGTTTTAAAAAGATAA